The following coding sequences are from one Epinephelus moara isolate mb chromosome 7, YSFRI_EMoa_1.0, whole genome shotgun sequence window:
- the LOC126392570 gene encoding glycerol kinase-like isoform X2 has translation MDPLVAAIDQGTSSTRFLVFNAKTAELMSHHQVEINQSFPKEGWVEEDPKEIMQSVYECMERTCDKLCQLNINISNIKAVGVTNQRETTLVWDKVTGEPLYNAIVWLDLRTQSTVESLIDKAPGQNKNHLKHKTGLPISTYFSAVKLRWLLDNVDKVREAVQNERAMFGTVDSWIIWCLTGGKNGGVHCTDVSNASRTMLFNIHSMDWDPELCRYFDVPMEILPKVRSSSEIYGCMKSGSLAGVPISGCLGDQSAALVGQMCFQEGQAKNTYGTGCFLLRNTGTKPVMSDHGLLTTVAYKLGKDEPACYALEGSVAIAGAVVRWLKDNMGIVQSSSEIEKLAAAAGTSYGCYFVPAFSGLYAPYWEPSARGIICGLTQFTNRNHLAFAALEAVCFQTREILDAMNQDSGIPLTQLQVDGGMTSNRLLMQLQADILCIPVVRPSMSETTALGAAMAAGAAEGVGVWSLRPSHLPHITSEKYEPQINCDESEFRFARWKKAVQRSMNWETTEPCCNTNDHQP, from the exons GTGTTcaatgcaaaaacagctgaACTGATGAGTCACCACCAAGTAGAGATCAACCAGAGTTTCCCCAAGGAGGG CTGGGTGGAGGAGGACCCCAAAGAGATAATGCAGTCTGTGTATGAGTGCATGGAGAGGACCTGTGACAAACTCTGCCAGCTCAACATCAACATTTCCAACATAAAAG cGGTGGGagtgaccaatcagagagagaCGACCCTAGTTTGGGACAAGGTGACCGGAGAGCCACTCTACAACGCTATTG TTTGGTTGGACCTGCGCACACAGTCAACAGTGGAGTCTCTCATTGACAAAGCGCCGGGCCAAAACAAGAACCACCTCAAG CACAAGACAGGCCTTCCCATCAGTACCTACTTCAGTGCAGTGAAGCTGCGTTGGCTGCTGGACAATGTGGATAAAGTGCGAGAGGCAGTACAGAATGAGCGCGCCATGTTTGGCACAGTGGACTCCTGGATCATCTGG TGCCTGACAGGGGGAAAGAATGGAGGGGTCCACTGTACAGACGTCTCAAATGCTAGTCGCACCATGCTCTTCAACATTCACAGCATGGACTGGGATCCTGAACTCTGCAG GTACTTTGATGTCCCGATGGAAATCCTCCCCAAAGTCAGGAGCTCCTCTGAAATATACGGCTGTATG AAATCCGGCTCTCTTGCAGGAGTTCCAATCTCTGGG TGTCTCGGTGACCAGTCAGCTGCCCTGGTTGGTCAGATGTGCTTCCAGGAAGGCCAGGCCAAAAACAC GTACGGGACCGGTTGCTTCCTGCTCAGAAATACAGGGACCAAG CCTGTGATGTCAGACCACGGCCTGCTGACCACAGTTGCCTACAAACTGGGGAAAGATGAGCCTGCTTGCTATGCGCTGGAG GGTTCAGTAGCCATCGCAGGAGCTGTGGTGCGGTGGCTGAAGGACAATATGGGCATCGTGCAGTCCTCCTCAGAGATTG AGAAGCtagcagctgctgcaggcaCTTCTTACGGCTGTTACTTTGTGCCGGCTTTCTCAGGACTCTATGCCCCCTACTGGGAGCCCAGTGCAAGAGG CATCATCTGTGGGCTCACTCAGTTCACCAACAGGAACCATTTGGCCTTTGCTGCTCTTGAGGCCGTCTGCTTTCAGACCAGAGAG ATCCTTGATGCAATGAACCAGGACAGCGGCATCCCTCTGACGCAGCTACAGGTGGATGGAGGTATGACGTCCAACAGGTTACTGATGCAGCTGCAGGCAGATATACTCTGCATTCCCGTAG TGCGACCCAGCATGTCGGAGACCACAGCTCTGGGTGCAGCCatggcagcaggagcagcagaggggGTGGGCGTGTGGAGCCTGAGACCCAGTCATCTCCCACACATCACATCTGAGAAATATGAACCTCAGATTAACTGTGACG AGAGTGAGTTCCGCTTTGCTCGGTGGAAGAAAGCTGTTCAGAGATCCATGAACTGGGAGACCACAGAGCCATGCTGCAATACTAACG ATCATCAGCCGTGA
- the LOC126392570 gene encoding glycerol kinase-like isoform X1 gives MDPLVAAIDQGTSSTRFLVFNAKTAELMSHHQVEINQSFPKEGWVEEDPKEIMQSVYECMERTCDKLCQLNINISNIKAVGVTNQRETTLVWDKVTGEPLYNAIVWLDLRTQSTVESLIDKAPGQNKNHLKHKTGLPISTYFSAVKLRWLLDNVDKVREAVQNERAMFGTVDSWIIWCLTGGKNGGVHCTDVSNASRTMLFNIHSMDWDPELCRYFDVPMEILPKVRSSSEIYGCMKSGSLAGVPISGCLGDQSAALVGQMCFQEGQAKNTYGTGCFLLRNTGTKPVMSDHGLLTTVAYKLGKDEPACYALEGSVAIAGAVVRWLKDNMGIVQSSSEIEKLAAAAGTSYGCYFVPAFSGLYAPYWEPSARGIICGLTQFTNRNHLAFAALEAVCFQTREILDAMNQDSGIPLTQLQVDGGMTSNRLLMQLQADILCIPVVRPSMSETTALGAAMAAGAAEGVGVWSLRPSHLPHITSEKYEPQINCDESEFRFARWKKAVQRSMNWETTEPCCNTNGLGKKMNGTPWGVPLTPPPTRADP, from the exons GTGTTcaatgcaaaaacagctgaACTGATGAGTCACCACCAAGTAGAGATCAACCAGAGTTTCCCCAAGGAGGG CTGGGTGGAGGAGGACCCCAAAGAGATAATGCAGTCTGTGTATGAGTGCATGGAGAGGACCTGTGACAAACTCTGCCAGCTCAACATCAACATTTCCAACATAAAAG cGGTGGGagtgaccaatcagagagagaCGACCCTAGTTTGGGACAAGGTGACCGGAGAGCCACTCTACAACGCTATTG TTTGGTTGGACCTGCGCACACAGTCAACAGTGGAGTCTCTCATTGACAAAGCGCCGGGCCAAAACAAGAACCACCTCAAG CACAAGACAGGCCTTCCCATCAGTACCTACTTCAGTGCAGTGAAGCTGCGTTGGCTGCTGGACAATGTGGATAAAGTGCGAGAGGCAGTACAGAATGAGCGCGCCATGTTTGGCACAGTGGACTCCTGGATCATCTGG TGCCTGACAGGGGGAAAGAATGGAGGGGTCCACTGTACAGACGTCTCAAATGCTAGTCGCACCATGCTCTTCAACATTCACAGCATGGACTGGGATCCTGAACTCTGCAG GTACTTTGATGTCCCGATGGAAATCCTCCCCAAAGTCAGGAGCTCCTCTGAAATATACGGCTGTATG AAATCCGGCTCTCTTGCAGGAGTTCCAATCTCTGGG TGTCTCGGTGACCAGTCAGCTGCCCTGGTTGGTCAGATGTGCTTCCAGGAAGGCCAGGCCAAAAACAC GTACGGGACCGGTTGCTTCCTGCTCAGAAATACAGGGACCAAG CCTGTGATGTCAGACCACGGCCTGCTGACCACAGTTGCCTACAAACTGGGGAAAGATGAGCCTGCTTGCTATGCGCTGGAG GGTTCAGTAGCCATCGCAGGAGCTGTGGTGCGGTGGCTGAAGGACAATATGGGCATCGTGCAGTCCTCCTCAGAGATTG AGAAGCtagcagctgctgcaggcaCTTCTTACGGCTGTTACTTTGTGCCGGCTTTCTCAGGACTCTATGCCCCCTACTGGGAGCCCAGTGCAAGAGG CATCATCTGTGGGCTCACTCAGTTCACCAACAGGAACCATTTGGCCTTTGCTGCTCTTGAGGCCGTCTGCTTTCAGACCAGAGAG ATCCTTGATGCAATGAACCAGGACAGCGGCATCCCTCTGACGCAGCTACAGGTGGATGGAGGTATGACGTCCAACAGGTTACTGATGCAGCTGCAGGCAGATATACTCTGCATTCCCGTAG TGCGACCCAGCATGTCGGAGACCACAGCTCTGGGTGCAGCCatggcagcaggagcagcagaggggGTGGGCGTGTGGAGCCTGAGACCCAGTCATCTCCCACACATCACATCTGAGAAATATGAACCTCAGATTAACTGTGACG AGAGTGAGTTCCGCTTTGCTCGGTGGAAGAAAGCTGTTCAGAGATCCATGAACTGGGAGACCACAGAGCCATGCTGCAATACTAACG gtttaggaaagaagatGAACGGCACCCCCTGGGGGGTTCCTCTCACCCCTCCCCCCACCAGAGCAGACCCCTAA